In Massilia antarctica, the following are encoded in one genomic region:
- the trxC gene encoding thioredoxin TrxC produces the protein MTDPVHIVCPHCEAVNRLAHERLNDTPVCGKCARELFAGMPIDVNTERFNKHIERNDIPVLVDFWAEWCGPCKMMAPAYQQAAKRLEPRIRLLKVDTERLQDLAARYNIRSIPTLALFRNGREVARQPGAMDVNGIVSWVDALMRHA, from the coding sequence ATGACCGACCCCGTCCACATCGTCTGCCCGCATTGCGAAGCGGTCAACCGGCTGGCGCACGAGCGCCTGAACGACACGCCCGTGTGCGGCAAATGCGCGCGCGAGCTATTCGCCGGCATGCCGATCGACGTCAACACGGAACGCTTTAACAAGCATATCGAGCGCAACGATATCCCCGTGCTGGTCGATTTCTGGGCCGAGTGGTGCGGGCCATGCAAGATGATGGCGCCGGCCTACCAGCAGGCGGCCAAGCGGCTCGAGCCCCGTATCCGGCTGCTCAAGGTCGATACCGAGCGTCTGCAGGATCTCGCGGCGCGCTACAACATCCGCAGCATTCCGACCCTGGCACTGTTTCGCAACGGCCGGGAAGTCGCGCGCCAGCCGGGCGCAATGGATGTGAACGGAATTGTTTCCTGGGTGGATGCTCTGATGCGTCATGCATGA
- the parS gene encoding type II RES/Xre toxin-antitoxin system antitoxin, which translates to MATKRLGVLGKKGAETPDTASSAGTFVTGKSPRPGPGRDRATAENLRASNPARADPGMLTKAMHRAEAVRTRLERTASPDIGENAFADLVGTLSSDLSKAIHAIRNGFPASMLKDASAYFDVPANRIGAIVRLPETAVATLVKRGANLDASVSERIWRLADLTNMAEDVFEDEAAAKLWLTTPNRTFLNLAPLDYLDTEPGAMSVRQVLNAIATGGAA; encoded by the coding sequence ATGGCGACCAAACGACTTGGCGTACTTGGAAAGAAGGGCGCGGAAACGCCGGACACCGCGTCTTCAGCGGGAACGTTTGTCACCGGTAAGTCCCCGAGACCCGGGCCTGGCCGCGATCGCGCGACTGCCGAAAATTTACGTGCATCAAACCCGGCTAGGGCTGACCCTGGAATGCTGACCAAGGCGATGCATCGCGCGGAGGCGGTACGCACGCGCCTTGAACGAACAGCGTCACCCGACATCGGCGAGAACGCGTTTGCGGACCTTGTCGGTACGCTGTCGTCGGATCTGAGTAAGGCGATCCATGCGATTCGCAACGGTTTTCCCGCCAGTATGCTTAAGGACGCAAGCGCGTATTTCGACGTTCCGGCCAACCGGATCGGCGCGATCGTGCGTCTTCCGGAAACCGCAGTGGCTACGCTTGTCAAACGCGGCGCGAATTTGGACGCCAGTGTTTCCGAGCGCATCTGGCGACTCGCTGATCTGACGAACATGGCCGAGGATGTGTTCGAGGATGAAGCTGCAGCCAAACTGTGGCTGACGACGCCGAATCGCACTTTTTTGAATCTGGCGCCTCTGGACTATCTTGACACGGAACCTGGCGCAATGTCAGTGCGCCAAGTGTTGAACGCCATTGCGACAGGCGGCGCCGCATGA
- a CDS encoding DUF72 domain-containing protein, whose amino-acid sequence MTNPTHQHKGALRIGCAGWTISREAAGAFETEGSHLERYARVLGTVEINSSFYRPHQAKTYARWAQSVPPAFRFAVKLPRTITHDAGLVGIDAALRQFADEAGALGDKLGCLLVQLPPKRDFDPAVAGDFFARLKDTFGCMIACEARHPSWFGEDASTLLRRETVTRVIADPAKGQEGAHVPTTESIYVRLHGAPRIYYSPYAADYLAQLACDMATHAAHGRDVWCIFDNTASGAALPNALDLRAALGMAPHGEDLTAAPTP is encoded by the coding sequence ATGACAAATCCTACACATCAACACAAGGGCGCGCTGCGCATCGGCTGCGCCGGCTGGACCATTTCGCGCGAGGCGGCAGGCGCGTTCGAGACCGAAGGCAGCCACCTGGAACGCTATGCGCGCGTGCTCGGCACGGTCGAAATCAATTCCTCGTTTTACCGTCCGCACCAGGCCAAGACTTACGCGCGCTGGGCGCAAAGCGTGCCGCCGGCCTTCCGTTTCGCGGTCAAGCTGCCGCGCACCATCACGCACGATGCGGGCCTGGTGGGCATCGATGCGGCGCTGCGCCAGTTCGCGGACGAAGCCGGTGCCCTCGGCGACAAGCTCGGTTGCCTGCTGGTGCAACTGCCGCCCAAGCGCGATTTCGATCCAGCCGTCGCGGGCGATTTTTTCGCGCGCCTGAAAGATACTTTCGGCTGCATGATCGCCTGCGAAGCGCGTCATCCGAGCTGGTTCGGCGAGGACGCCAGCACGCTGTTGCGGCGTGAAACGGTCACGCGCGTGATCGCCGACCCGGCCAAGGGCCAGGAGGGCGCGCACGTGCCGACCACCGAAAGCATTTACGTGCGCCTGCATGGCGCGCCGCGCATCTATTACTCGCCGTATGCGGCCGACTATCTGGCCCAGTTGGCGTGCGACATGGCGACCCACGCGGCGCACGGGCGCGATGTCTGGTGCATCTTCGACAATACGGCCTCCGGCGCGGCCCTGCCCAACGCGCTCGACCTGCGCGCGGCGCTCGGCATGGCGCCGCATGGCGAGGACCTCACTGCCGCACCGACGCCCTGA
- a CDS encoding ATP-binding protein, with product MRLRSHYIVLALAIGIPVALFGAIALHILQDTQHSSAIGRIEQSATLTARAIDADIYRAQSVLKVLGHSHALARGDLALFYEQAREASAAPGGWIILYDSSGQQLINTRRPYGIGLPRRPDPEQVTAMLASGQGQVTGIKWGEALKNYFVMVEQPIQTPSGQRYVIGQAFSPAFFAHSFAGGALPPGWRVAILDRAGVIIARSENADKFVGVTVRPATLAAIDKIRSGVFTHLSGDDNEMVDAFTRSERSGWSIIIGAPVAEINAAVWRGVPVMSAGLVIALIAALALAMLAGRHLVRFVARASQAAALLGRGGAVDSLPRSGIHELESLNEAIREASKRLQAEMRSRSDAENERNALLVSEKTARARAEEQNAAKDEFLAMLGHELRNPLSAVASAVSILDNGRNIDDAMAQRARDVLRRQTDHLRKLVDDLLEVNRALMGKLELDKAPIDLAEMVRRCVDTLKASGRTAAFTLRIDTVPAIVNADPTRLLQVIDNLLDNAVKYSPGGGEIVLSVRQVGDAAELKVRDSGLGIPADLLPHVFDIFVQGKQSLQRAHGGLGIGLSLVRRLVELHGGYVRIDSEGSGKGSTATVTLPRLAGHAAVAPDAPSIPAARLRRVLLVEDNTDAREMMSMLLQLRSCDVVSAASGPEAIAAALAGQPELAFIDIGLPGMDGYAVARALKADERTAAIELIALTGYGSANDRSLALDAGFARHFTKPIRLEDLDLALTAQTQGSTVE from the coding sequence ATGCGCCTGCGTTCCCACTACATCGTCCTGGCCCTCGCCATCGGCATTCCGGTCGCCCTGTTCGGCGCCATTGCGCTGCACATCCTGCAGGATACCCAGCACAGTTCGGCCATCGGACGCATCGAGCAAAGCGCCACGCTCACCGCGCGCGCCATCGACGCCGACATCTACCGCGCCCAGTCGGTGCTCAAGGTGCTGGGCCACTCGCATGCGCTGGCGCGCGGCGACCTGGCGCTGTTCTACGAGCAGGCGCGCGAAGCGAGCGCCGCGCCGGGCGGCTGGATCATCCTGTACGACAGCAGCGGCCAGCAATTGATCAACACGCGCCGTCCATATGGCATCGGCCTGCCGCGCCGCCCCGATCCGGAACAGGTGACGGCGATGCTGGCCTCGGGCCAGGGCCAGGTCACCGGCATCAAGTGGGGCGAAGCGCTGAAAAACTATTTTGTCATGGTCGAACAGCCGATCCAGACCCCGAGCGGGCAGCGCTATGTGATCGGACAAGCGTTTTCGCCGGCGTTTTTTGCCCATTCCTTCGCCGGCGGCGCCCTGCCGCCGGGCTGGCGCGTGGCGATCCTGGACCGCGCCGGCGTCATCATCGCGCGCAGCGAGAATGCCGACAAATTCGTCGGCGTCACGGTCCGTCCCGCCACCCTGGCCGCCATCGACAAGATCCGCAGCGGCGTGTTCACCCATCTTTCGGGCGACGACAACGAGATGGTCGACGCCTTCACCCGCTCCGAACGCTCCGGCTGGTCCATCATCATCGGCGCGCCGGTGGCCGAGATCAACGCGGCGGTCTGGCGCGGCGTGCCGGTGATGAGCGCCGGCCTGGTGATCGCCCTGATCGCGGCGCTGGCCCTGGCCATGCTGGCGGGACGCCACCTGGTGCGCTTCGTGGCGCGCGCCTCGCAGGCGGCTGCCCTGCTCGGGCGCGGCGGCGCGGTCGACTCGCTGCCGCGCTCCGGCATCCATGAACTGGAAAGCCTGAACGAAGCGATCCGCGAGGCGAGCAAGCGCCTGCAGGCCGAAATGCGCTCGCGCAGCGACGCCGAGAACGAGCGCAACGCACTGCTGGTATCGGAAAAGACCGCGCGCGCCCGCGCCGAGGAACAGAACGCCGCCAAGGACGAATTCCTGGCGATGCTCGGCCACGAGCTGCGCAACCCGCTCAGCGCGGTCGCCAGCGCCGTCTCCATCCTCGACAATGGACGCAACATCGACGACGCCATGGCCCAGCGCGCGCGCGACGTGCTGCGGCGCCAGACCGACCACCTGCGCAAACTGGTCGACGATCTGCTCGAAGTGAACCGCGCCCTGATGGGCAAGCTGGAACTGGACAAGGCGCCGATCGACCTGGCCGAGATGGTGCGGCGCTGCGTCGACACGCTCAAGGCGAGCGGGCGCACGGCCGCCTTCACCTTGCGCATCGATACCGTGCCGGCCATCGTCAACGCCGATCCGACCCGCCTGCTGCAAGTGATCGACAACCTGCTCGACAACGCCGTCAAATACAGCCCGGGCGGCGGCGAGATCGTGCTGTCGGTGCGCCAGGTGGGCGACGCGGCGGAACTGAAGGTGCGCGATTCCGGCCTGGGCATCCCGGCCGACCTGCTGCCGCACGTGTTCGACATTTTCGTGCAGGGCAAGCAGAGCCTGCAACGCGCCCATGGCGGACTGGGGATCGGCCTGTCGCTGGTGCGCCGGCTGGTCGAGCTGCATGGCGGTTATGTACGCATCGACAGCGAAGGCAGCGGCAAGGGCAGCACCGCCACCGTCACCCTGCCGCGCCTGGCCGGGCACGCGGCCGTGGCGCCGGATGCGCCATCGATTCCGGCGGCGCGCCTGCGCCGCGTGCTGCTGGTGGAAGACAATACGGACGCGCGCGAGATGATGTCGATGCTGCTGCAACTGCGTTCGTGCGACGTGGTCAGCGCCGCCAGCGGGCCGGAAGCGATCGCCGCGGCGCTGGCCGGGCAGCCGGAGCTGGCCTTCATCGATATCGGCCTGCCCGGCATGGACGGCTATGCGGTGGCGCGCGCGCTCAAGGCCGACGAGCGCACCGCCGCCATCGAACTCATTGCGCTGACCGGCTACGGCAGCGCGAACGACCGCAGCCTGGCGCTCGATGCCGGATTCGCCCGGCACTTCACCAAGCCGATCAGGCTGGAAGACCTGGATCTGGCACTCACGGCGCAGACTCAGGGGAGCACCGTAGAATGA
- a CDS encoding RES family NAD+ phosphorylase, whose protein sequence is MRFWRIAQKKYAMDKLCVGASQFGGRWNPIGIPALYCGTSIALCALEKFVHIDSGMLPPQVLVAVDVPDDCTIAEPGISALPPGWDDMPTSSVAQSFGGAWLAHAGQLALKVPSAIVPEENNLILNPHHHDYARVALTVIRSFVFDKRMYK, encoded by the coding sequence ATGAGGTTTTGGCGGATCGCACAAAAGAAATATGCCATGGATAAACTATGCGTGGGAGCATCCCAGTTTGGCGGCAGATGGAATCCGATCGGAATCCCGGCACTCTATTGCGGCACGTCAATCGCGCTTTGCGCCCTGGAGAAGTTCGTACATATCGATAGCGGGATGCTGCCTCCACAAGTTCTCGTTGCGGTTGATGTTCCGGACGATTGCACTATTGCCGAGCCAGGCATCAGCGCCTTGCCGCCCGGGTGGGATGATATGCCTACCTCGTCTGTCGCCCAGTCCTTCGGTGGGGCGTGGCTCGCGCACGCAGGTCAGCTCGCCCTGAAAGTGCCATCAGCGATTGTCCCGGAAGAGAATAACCTGATCCTCAATCCCCATCATCACGACTATGCCCGGGTCGCGCTCACTGTCATTCGTTCTTTCGTTTTCGACAAGCGCATGTACAAATAA
- a CDS encoding DUF4870 family protein produces MTQELTLDSNLEDQKNMVRILYIVHALALVFSLGLLSVVPLIVNYIKRPETEGTYLYSHHSWMIRSFWWFFVWAMVAAFFWIALFWLLGLGIFIAWVVGGLAWIWKAYRLLRGFFDLENNKAMPG; encoded by the coding sequence ATGACGCAAGAGCTGACACTCGATTCCAATCTGGAAGATCAAAAGAACATGGTGCGCATCCTGTACATCGTGCATGCGCTGGCCCTGGTTTTCTCGCTGGGCCTGCTGTCGGTCGTGCCTTTGATCGTGAACTATATCAAGCGGCCCGAAACGGAGGGGACGTACTTGTACAGCCATCACAGCTGGATGATCCGCTCGTTCTGGTGGTTTTTCGTATGGGCCATGGTCGCCGCGTTTTTCTGGATCGCGCTGTTTTGGCTGCTCGGCCTTGGCATCTTCATCGCGTGGGTCGTGGGCGGGCTGGCGTGGATCTGGAAGGCGTACCGCTTGCTGAGGGGGTTTTTCGATCTGGAGAACAATAAGGCGATGCCGGGTTAA